A window from Drosophila yakuba strain Tai18E2 chromosome 3L, Prin_Dyak_Tai18E2_2.1, whole genome shotgun sequence encodes these proteins:
- the LOC6534025 gene encoding BAG domain-containing protein Samui isoform X1, whose protein sequence is MKPTMMAANQAQSNPATAAGNNVSPGGPGVNIPVNREYVSGGYGSPQQSAQYHSPQNAYGSPRQQQQHFQQHQQVPPNQQQQHFQPTFGFEPNMDMDNMFPRSHLGRMHDPFAGFGDSRKRSSLHGPSGQVHADDDFPSYFDDPDFGFPRFSTMGRRGRMPGGANTHMDHDDDFFNRLPSEFRQYIPDGFGGRRGPGAPPAPGQVPQQQQPQPQYTQQQPQTHFQFGVPPQQQQVYAGSTQQQVPQTPSKRLCDAAIQTEDPAGRSEVDCAPPANLNQHGLRNTVDMGVKSAAEQDQGLRSHSAPPPEQQNLQYQQQQHQQPGAHNQQFGTQTSPPIQGQQFKTYYAPHQQTHPQQKQQTPPPAPQTPGGTYVRTIPIFVEGRTEPIINAHKEIPNQNAPPSAQAQAQAQAYAQAQAQQQAHAAPQQQRPTPLNTQQVHPDQQVPVEGAAGLPPQTPHTLNSINKIQDIQRDVLELMGKVEQFKGTREEKEYAYLDEMLTRNLLKLDTIDTNGKDSIRLARKEAIKCIQASINVLEAKAEENARAASGAAAAPSTAALAVDTGAAAAPEAAGQNAEPVTPQPQDATKLQEPIPLPAPSNAAPVEGAAAPEANAAEAAAPGVATQSVAQSEATTTTSE, encoded by the exons ATGAAGCCCACTATGATGGCGGCCAATCAGGCGCAAAGCAATcccgccaccgccgccggtAACAATGTCTCACCCGGCGGGCCCGGAGTCAATATACCCGTGAACCGGGAGTACGTGAGTGGTGGCTACGGATCGCCACAGCAGTCGGCACAGTACCACAGTCCCCAAAACGCATACGGATCGcccaggcagcagcagcagcacttccagcagcaccagcaggtTCCTccaaatcagcagcagcaacattttcAG CCGACCTTCGGATTCGAACCtaacatggacatggacaacATGTTCCCGCGCTCGCACCTGGGCAGGATGCATGATCCCTTCGCCGGCTTCGGCGACTCACGTAAGCGGAGCAGTTTGCACGGACCCAGTGGTCAAGTCCATGCTGATGATGACTTTCCATCCTATTTCGACGATCCAGACTTTGGTTTCCCCCGTTTCTCAACGATGGGCCGCCGAGGTCGGATGCCCGGTGGGGCCAACACTCACATGGACCACGATGACGACTTCTTCAATCGGCTGCCCTCGGAGTTCCGCCAGTACATCCCAGATGGTTTCGGAGGCAGACGTGGTCCAGGTGCTCCTCCTGCACCCGGACAAgttccacagcagcagcagccacagccgcAATATACCCAACAGCAGCCCCAGACGCACTTCCAGTTTGGTGTGCCGccccagcaacagcaagtcTATGCGGGATCAACCCAGCAGCAGGTGCCGCAGACGCCTTCGAAGCGTCTATGCGATGCTGCCATCCAGACGGAGGATCCTGCCGGTCGCTCGGAGGTCGATTGTGCCCCGCCGGCTAACTTGAACCAGCACGGACTGCGAAACACTGTGGACATGGGCGTGAAGAGTGCCGCCGAGCAGGATCAGGGACTGCGCTCCCACTCCGCGCCTCCGCCAGAGCAGCAGAATCTGCAgtatcagcagcagcagcatcagcagccgGGAGCACATAACCAACAGTTTGGCACCCAGACAAGTCCGCCCATTCAGGGTCAGCAGTTCAAGACCTACTATGCGCCCCACCAGCAGACGCATccacagcaaaagcagcagacTCCGCCGCCAGCGCCACAGACCCCAGGTGGCACCTATGTGCGCACCATACCCATCTTCGTGGAGGGTCGCACCGAGCCCATCATCAATGCCCACAAGGAGATCCCCAACCAGAATGCTCCGCCCAGTGCTCAGGCCCAAGCTCAGGCACAGGCATATGCGCAGGCACAGGCACAGCAACAGGCTCACGCTGCTCCACAGCAGCAGAGACCGACGCCACTGAACACGCAGCAGGTGCATCCTGACCAGCAAGTGCCAGTTGAGGGAGCCGCTGGATTGCCGCCACAGACGCCACACACCCTCAACTCGATCAACAAGATCCAGGACATACAGCGCGACGTGCTGGAGCTCATGGGCAAGGTGGAGCAGTTCAAGGGAACGCGCGAGGAGAAGGAGTACGCCTACCTGGACGAGATGCTGACCCGCAACCTGCTTAAGCTAGACACCATCGACACAAACGGCAAGGACAGCATTCGTCTGGCCCGAAAGGAGGCTATCAA ATGCATTCAGGCTTCGATAAATGTGCTGGAGGCCAAGGCCGAGGAGAACGCCAGAGCGgcatcaggagcagcagctgcacctAGCACCGCAGCTTTAGCGGTTGACACAggtgcagctgctgccccAGAAGCGGCCGGCCAAAATGCGGAGCCAGTGACTCCACAGCCACAGGATGCTACTAAACTGCAGGAACCCATCCCTCTGCCAGCACCATCAAATGCGGCACCCGTGGAGGGTGCAGCTGCTCCGGAAGCAAACGCCGCGGAGGCTGCAGCTCCTGGTGTGGCGACCCAATCCGTCGCGCAGTCGGAGGCAACCACAACGACGTCGGAATGA
- the LOC6534025 gene encoding BAG domain-containing protein Samui isoform X2 has product MKPTMMAANQAQSNPATAAGNNVSPGGPGVNIPVNREYVSGGYGSPQQSAQYHSPQNAYGSPRQQQQHFQQHQQVPPNQQQQHFQPTFGFEPNMDMDNMFPRSHLGRMHDPFAGFGDSHFGFPRFSTMGRRGRMPGGANTHMDHDDDFFNRLPSEFRQYIPDGFGGRRGPGAPPAPGQVPQQQQPQPQYTQQQPQTHFQFGVPPQQQQVYAGSTQQQVPQTPSKRLCDAAIQTEDPAGRSEVDCAPPANLNQHGLRNTVDMGVKSAAEQDQGLRSHSAPPPEQQNLQYQQQQHQQPGAHNQQFGTQTSPPIQGQQFKTYYAPHQQTHPQQKQQTPPPAPQTPGGTYVRTIPIFVEGRTEPIINAHKEIPNQNAPPSAQAQAQAQAYAQAQAQQQAHAAPQQQRPTPLNTQQVHPDQQVPVEGAAGLPPQTPHTLNSINKIQDIQRDVLELMGKVEQFKGTREEKEYAYLDEMLTRNLLKLDTIDTNGKDSIRLARKEAIKCIQASINVLEAKAEENARAASGAAAAPSTAALAVDTGAAAAPEAAGQNAEPVTPQPQDATKLQEPIPLPAPSNAAPVEGAAAPEANAAEAAAPGVATQSVAQSEATTTTSE; this is encoded by the exons ATGAAGCCCACTATGATGGCGGCCAATCAGGCGCAAAGCAATcccgccaccgccgccggtAACAATGTCTCACCCGGCGGGCCCGGAGTCAATATACCCGTGAACCGGGAGTACGTGAGTGGTGGCTACGGATCGCCACAGCAGTCGGCACAGTACCACAGTCCCCAAAACGCATACGGATCGcccaggcagcagcagcagcacttccagcagcaccagcaggtTCCTccaaatcagcagcagcaacattttcAG CCGACCTTCGGATTCGAACCtaacatggacatggacaacATGTTCCCGCGCTCGCACCTGGGCAGGATGCATGATCCCTTCGCCGGCTTCGGCGACTCAC ACTTTGGTTTCCCCCGTTTCTCAACGATGGGCCGCCGAGGTCGGATGCCCGGTGGGGCCAACACTCACATGGACCACGATGACGACTTCTTCAATCGGCTGCCCTCGGAGTTCCGCCAGTACATCCCAGATGGTTTCGGAGGCAGACGTGGTCCAGGTGCTCCTCCTGCACCCGGACAAgttccacagcagcagcagccacagccgcAATATACCCAACAGCAGCCCCAGACGCACTTCCAGTTTGGTGTGCCGccccagcaacagcaagtcTATGCGGGATCAACCCAGCAGCAGGTGCCGCAGACGCCTTCGAAGCGTCTATGCGATGCTGCCATCCAGACGGAGGATCCTGCCGGTCGCTCGGAGGTCGATTGTGCCCCGCCGGCTAACTTGAACCAGCACGGACTGCGAAACACTGTGGACATGGGCGTGAAGAGTGCCGCCGAGCAGGATCAGGGACTGCGCTCCCACTCCGCGCCTCCGCCAGAGCAGCAGAATCTGCAgtatcagcagcagcagcatcagcagccgGGAGCACATAACCAACAGTTTGGCACCCAGACAAGTCCGCCCATTCAGGGTCAGCAGTTCAAGACCTACTATGCGCCCCACCAGCAGACGCATccacagcaaaagcagcagacTCCGCCGCCAGCGCCACAGACCCCAGGTGGCACCTATGTGCGCACCATACCCATCTTCGTGGAGGGTCGCACCGAGCCCATCATCAATGCCCACAAGGAGATCCCCAACCAGAATGCTCCGCCCAGTGCTCAGGCCCAAGCTCAGGCACAGGCATATGCGCAGGCACAGGCACAGCAACAGGCTCACGCTGCTCCACAGCAGCAGAGACCGACGCCACTGAACACGCAGCAGGTGCATCCTGACCAGCAAGTGCCAGTTGAGGGAGCCGCTGGATTGCCGCCACAGACGCCACACACCCTCAACTCGATCAACAAGATCCAGGACATACAGCGCGACGTGCTGGAGCTCATGGGCAAGGTGGAGCAGTTCAAGGGAACGCGCGAGGAGAAGGAGTACGCCTACCTGGACGAGATGCTGACCCGCAACCTGCTTAAGCTAGACACCATCGACACAAACGGCAAGGACAGCATTCGTCTGGCCCGAAAGGAGGCTATCAA ATGCATTCAGGCTTCGATAAATGTGCTGGAGGCCAAGGCCGAGGAGAACGCCAGAGCGgcatcaggagcagcagctgcacctAGCACCGCAGCTTTAGCGGTTGACACAggtgcagctgctgccccAGAAGCGGCCGGCCAAAATGCGGAGCCAGTGACTCCACAGCCACAGGATGCTACTAAACTGCAGGAACCCATCCCTCTGCCAGCACCATCAAATGCGGCACCCGTGGAGGGTGCAGCTGCTCCGGAAGCAAACGCCGCGGAGGCTGCAGCTCCTGGTGTGGCGACCCAATCCGTCGCGCAGTCGGAGGCAACCACAACGACGTCGGAATGA
- the LOC6534025 gene encoding BAG domain-containing protein Samui isoform X4 yields the protein MDMDNMFPRSHLGRMHDPFAGFGDSHFGFPRFSTMGRRGRMPGGANTHMDHDDDFFNRLPSEFRQYIPDGFGGRRGPGAPPAPGQVPQQQQPQPQYTQQQPQTHFQFGVPPQQQQVYAGSTQQQVPQTPSKRLCDAAIQTEDPAGRSEVDCAPPANLNQHGLRNTVDMGVKSAAEQDQGLRSHSAPPPEQQNLQYQQQQHQQPGAHNQQFGTQTSPPIQGQQFKTYYAPHQQTHPQQKQQTPPPAPQTPGGTYVRTIPIFVEGRTEPIINAHKEIPNQNAPPSAQAQAQAQAYAQAQAQQQAHAAPQQQRPTPLNTQQVHPDQQVPVEGAAGLPPQTPHTLNSINKIQDIQRDVLELMGKVEQFKGTREEKEYAYLDEMLTRNLLKLDTIDTNGKDSIRLARKEAIKCIQASINVLEAKAEENARAASGAAAAPSTAALAVDTGAAAAPEAAGQNAEPVTPQPQDATKLQEPIPLPAPSNAAPVEGAAAPEANAAEAAAPGVATQSVAQSEATTTTSE from the exons atggacatggacaacATGTTCCCGCGCTCGCACCTGGGCAGGATGCATGATCCCTTCGCCGGCTTCGGCGACTCAC ACTTTGGTTTCCCCCGTTTCTCAACGATGGGCCGCCGAGGTCGGATGCCCGGTGGGGCCAACACTCACATGGACCACGATGACGACTTCTTCAATCGGCTGCCCTCGGAGTTCCGCCAGTACATCCCAGATGGTTTCGGAGGCAGACGTGGTCCAGGTGCTCCTCCTGCACCCGGACAAgttccacagcagcagcagccacagccgcAATATACCCAACAGCAGCCCCAGACGCACTTCCAGTTTGGTGTGCCGccccagcaacagcaagtcTATGCGGGATCAACCCAGCAGCAGGTGCCGCAGACGCCTTCGAAGCGTCTATGCGATGCTGCCATCCAGACGGAGGATCCTGCCGGTCGCTCGGAGGTCGATTGTGCCCCGCCGGCTAACTTGAACCAGCACGGACTGCGAAACACTGTGGACATGGGCGTGAAGAGTGCCGCCGAGCAGGATCAGGGACTGCGCTCCCACTCCGCGCCTCCGCCAGAGCAGCAGAATCTGCAgtatcagcagcagcagcatcagcagccgGGAGCACATAACCAACAGTTTGGCACCCAGACAAGTCCGCCCATTCAGGGTCAGCAGTTCAAGACCTACTATGCGCCCCACCAGCAGACGCATccacagcaaaagcagcagacTCCGCCGCCAGCGCCACAGACCCCAGGTGGCACCTATGTGCGCACCATACCCATCTTCGTGGAGGGTCGCACCGAGCCCATCATCAATGCCCACAAGGAGATCCCCAACCAGAATGCTCCGCCCAGTGCTCAGGCCCAAGCTCAGGCACAGGCATATGCGCAGGCACAGGCACAGCAACAGGCTCACGCTGCTCCACAGCAGCAGAGACCGACGCCACTGAACACGCAGCAGGTGCATCCTGACCAGCAAGTGCCAGTTGAGGGAGCCGCTGGATTGCCGCCACAGACGCCACACACCCTCAACTCGATCAACAAGATCCAGGACATACAGCGCGACGTGCTGGAGCTCATGGGCAAGGTGGAGCAGTTCAAGGGAACGCGCGAGGAGAAGGAGTACGCCTACCTGGACGAGATGCTGACCCGCAACCTGCTTAAGCTAGACACCATCGACACAAACGGCAAGGACAGCATTCGTCTGGCCCGAAAGGAGGCTATCAA ATGCATTCAGGCTTCGATAAATGTGCTGGAGGCCAAGGCCGAGGAGAACGCCAGAGCGgcatcaggagcagcagctgcacctAGCACCGCAGCTTTAGCGGTTGACACAggtgcagctgctgccccAGAAGCGGCCGGCCAAAATGCGGAGCCAGTGACTCCACAGCCACAGGATGCTACTAAACTGCAGGAACCCATCCCTCTGCCAGCACCATCAAATGCGGCACCCGTGGAGGGTGCAGCTGCTCCGGAAGCAAACGCCGCGGAGGCTGCAGCTCCTGGTGTGGCGACCCAATCCGTCGCGCAGTCGGAGGCAACCACAACGACGTCGGAATGA
- the LOC6534025 gene encoding BAG domain-containing protein Samui isoform X3, giving the protein MDMDNMFPRSHLGRMHDPFAGFGDSRKRSSLHGPSGQVHADDDFPSYFDDPDFGFPRFSTMGRRGRMPGGANTHMDHDDDFFNRLPSEFRQYIPDGFGGRRGPGAPPAPGQVPQQQQPQPQYTQQQPQTHFQFGVPPQQQQVYAGSTQQQVPQTPSKRLCDAAIQTEDPAGRSEVDCAPPANLNQHGLRNTVDMGVKSAAEQDQGLRSHSAPPPEQQNLQYQQQQHQQPGAHNQQFGTQTSPPIQGQQFKTYYAPHQQTHPQQKQQTPPPAPQTPGGTYVRTIPIFVEGRTEPIINAHKEIPNQNAPPSAQAQAQAQAYAQAQAQQQAHAAPQQQRPTPLNTQQVHPDQQVPVEGAAGLPPQTPHTLNSINKIQDIQRDVLELMGKVEQFKGTREEKEYAYLDEMLTRNLLKLDTIDTNGKDSIRLARKEAIKCIQASINVLEAKAEENARAASGAAAAPSTAALAVDTGAAAAPEAAGQNAEPVTPQPQDATKLQEPIPLPAPSNAAPVEGAAAPEANAAEAAAPGVATQSVAQSEATTTTSE; this is encoded by the exons atggacatggacaacATGTTCCCGCGCTCGCACCTGGGCAGGATGCATGATCCCTTCGCCGGCTTCGGCGACTCACGTAAGCGGAGCAGTTTGCACGGACCCAGTGGTCAAGTCCATGCTGATGATGACTTTCCATCCTATTTCGACGATCCAGACTTTGGTTTCCCCCGTTTCTCAACGATGGGCCGCCGAGGTCGGATGCCCGGTGGGGCCAACACTCACATGGACCACGATGACGACTTCTTCAATCGGCTGCCCTCGGAGTTCCGCCAGTACATCCCAGATGGTTTCGGAGGCAGACGTGGTCCAGGTGCTCCTCCTGCACCCGGACAAgttccacagcagcagcagccacagccgcAATATACCCAACAGCAGCCCCAGACGCACTTCCAGTTTGGTGTGCCGccccagcaacagcaagtcTATGCGGGATCAACCCAGCAGCAGGTGCCGCAGACGCCTTCGAAGCGTCTATGCGATGCTGCCATCCAGACGGAGGATCCTGCCGGTCGCTCGGAGGTCGATTGTGCCCCGCCGGCTAACTTGAACCAGCACGGACTGCGAAACACTGTGGACATGGGCGTGAAGAGTGCCGCCGAGCAGGATCAGGGACTGCGCTCCCACTCCGCGCCTCCGCCAGAGCAGCAGAATCTGCAgtatcagcagcagcagcatcagcagccgGGAGCACATAACCAACAGTTTGGCACCCAGACAAGTCCGCCCATTCAGGGTCAGCAGTTCAAGACCTACTATGCGCCCCACCAGCAGACGCATccacagcaaaagcagcagacTCCGCCGCCAGCGCCACAGACCCCAGGTGGCACCTATGTGCGCACCATACCCATCTTCGTGGAGGGTCGCACCGAGCCCATCATCAATGCCCACAAGGAGATCCCCAACCAGAATGCTCCGCCCAGTGCTCAGGCCCAAGCTCAGGCACAGGCATATGCGCAGGCACAGGCACAGCAACAGGCTCACGCTGCTCCACAGCAGCAGAGACCGACGCCACTGAACACGCAGCAGGTGCATCCTGACCAGCAAGTGCCAGTTGAGGGAGCCGCTGGATTGCCGCCACAGACGCCACACACCCTCAACTCGATCAACAAGATCCAGGACATACAGCGCGACGTGCTGGAGCTCATGGGCAAGGTGGAGCAGTTCAAGGGAACGCGCGAGGAGAAGGAGTACGCCTACCTGGACGAGATGCTGACCCGCAACCTGCTTAAGCTAGACACCATCGACACAAACGGCAAGGACAGCATTCGTCTGGCCCGAAAGGAGGCTATCAA ATGCATTCAGGCTTCGATAAATGTGCTGGAGGCCAAGGCCGAGGAGAACGCCAGAGCGgcatcaggagcagcagctgcacctAGCACCGCAGCTTTAGCGGTTGACACAggtgcagctgctgccccAGAAGCGGCCGGCCAAAATGCGGAGCCAGTGACTCCACAGCCACAGGATGCTACTAAACTGCAGGAACCCATCCCTCTGCCAGCACCATCAAATGCGGCACCCGTGGAGGGTGCAGCTGCTCCGGAAGCAAACGCCGCGGAGGCTGCAGCTCCTGGTGTGGCGACCCAATCCGTCGCGCAGTCGGAGGCAACCACAACGACGTCGGAATGA